In Rhea pennata isolate bPtePen1 chromosome 13, bPtePen1.pri, whole genome shotgun sequence, the following proteins share a genomic window:
- the GINS3 gene encoding DNA replication complex GINS protein PSF3: protein MSEAYFPVGPGLGPEENFLSLDDILMSQEKLPGRAESNLPRLAFALGQAAGAGSGDSILEGSKLEIPLWLAKGLHDSKRRIISMELPKIYKEAWRTVFSADANVVDLHKMGPYYYGFGSQLLNFENPENPEIAQTILQTFISRFRRIMDSSQNAYNEDTSALVARLDELERALFRAGQKGLNDFQCWEKGQASQITASSLVQNYGKRKFTDMDG from the exons ATGTCTGAGGCGTATTTCCCCGTGGGCCCCGGGCTGGGCCCCGAGGAGAACTTCCTGTCGCTGGACGACATCCTCATGTCGCAGGAGAAGCTGCCGGGCCGCGCCGAGAGCAACTTGCCCCGCCTGGCCTTCGCGCTGGGCCAAGCGGCCGGCGCCGGCTCGGGCGACTCCATCCTGGAG GGATCAAAGCTGGAAATACCTCTCTGGCTTGCTAAAGGCTTACATGACAGCAAGAGAAGAATAATTTCCATGGAACTGCCAAAGATTTATAAGGAAGCCTGGAGGACAGTGTTCAGTGCTGATGCCAACGTGGTTGATCTGCATAAAATGGGGCCATACTACTACGGATTTGGCTCCCAGCTCCTGAACTTTGAGAACCCAGAGAATCCTGAGATAGCTCAGACTATCTTGCAG ACATTTATTAGCCGTTTTCGTCGTATTATGGACTCCTCTCAGAATGCCTACAACGAAGACACGTCAGCACTGGTGGCTCGACTGGATGAATTGGAGCGAGCCTTATTTCGAGCTGGCCAGAAAGGGTTGAATGACTTTCAGTGCTGGGAGAAGGGACAGGCTTCTCAAATCACAGCTTCCAGTCTGGTTCAGAACTATGGGAAGAGAAAGTTCACAGATATGGATGGTTGA